In the genome of Myroides phaeus, one region contains:
- the trmD gene encoding tRNA (guanosine(37)-N1)-methyltransferase TrmD, which translates to MRIDIISVLPELIESPFQASILKRAITKGLVEVHFHNLRDYSTNKHKNVDDYQFGGGAGMVMSVEPIDKCITALKAEREYDEIIYMTPDGETLNQQMANGMSMLKNIIILCGHYKGVDQRVRDHFITKEISIGDYVLSGGELGAAILCDAIIRLVPGVLSNETSALTDSFQDNLLAPPIYTRPAEYKGWKVPDILLSGNFAAIDKWREDKAYEHTKNRRPDLLDRE; encoded by the coding sequence ATGCGCATAGATATTATTTCAGTTTTACCAGAACTAATAGAAAGTCCTTTTCAAGCTTCTATTTTAAAAAGAGCAATTACTAAAGGATTAGTAGAAGTACATTTTCACAACTTACGTGATTATAGTACCAATAAGCATAAGAATGTAGATGACTACCAATTTGGTGGTGGTGCGGGAATGGTAATGAGTGTTGAACCAATTGACAAATGTATCACAGCACTTAAAGCAGAAAGAGAATACGACGAAATTATTTATATGACTCCTGATGGAGAAACATTAAACCAACAGATGGCTAATGGAATGTCAATGTTGAAGAACATCATTATCCTTTGTGGACATTACAAAGGGGTGGATCAACGTGTACGTGACCATTTCATTACTAAAGAAATCTCTATTGGTGATTATGTACTATCTGGTGGTGAACTTGGAGCAGCAATTTTATGTGATGCTATCATCCGTTTAGTTCCAGGTGTATTGAGCAATGAAACCTCAGCACTGACAGATAGTTTCCAAGATAACTTACTTGCTCCTCCTATTTACACAAGACCAGCGGAATACAAAGGATGGAAAGTTCCTGATATTCTATTAAGTGGAAACTTCGCTGCTATTGATAAGTGGAGAGAAGATAAAGCGTATGAGCATACAAAAAACAG
- a CDS encoding DMT family transporter, which yields MKNILFLLVAILLETIATSTLKASHNFTKLLPTIVTIVGYAGAFYFLSLTLRTIPIGIAYALWSGIGIVLVTVAAYFIYKQKLDVPALIGIAFIIVGVIIIQLFSKSQAH from the coding sequence TTGAAGAACATTCTATTCTTATTAGTTGCTATTTTATTAGAAACTATAGCAACCAGCACACTAAAAGCGAGTCACAACTTCACTAAGTTACTTCCGACAATTGTAACAATTGTAGGTTATGCAGGTGCTTTTTACTTTCTAAGCTTAACCTTGCGTACCATTCCAATTGGTATCGCTTATGCTTTGTGGTCAGGAATTGGAATTGTATTAGTAACTGTAGCGGCTTACTTTATCTACAAACAAAAATTAGACGTTCCTGCTTTAATCGGAATTGCCTTTATTATTGTTGGGGTTATCATCATTCAATTATTTTCAAAAAGTCAGGCACACTAA